A genomic stretch from Candidatus Methylomirabilota bacterium includes:
- a CDS encoding chemotaxis protein CheW, whose translation MSTTVLDPPRTLRVCLFRLSGELLALDVRWAREVVVLEDLTAVPRTPVHLVGVANLRGHILPILDIRPLLGLAPGRTGRGSRALVIEAASFQVAVAIDEILGLTSIAELIPLGEAARREFGEFGLGLLEREDGLATLLDAPKILEALRVGASGKGD comes from the coding sequence ATGAGCACCACCGTCCTCGACCCGCCCCGCACGTTGCGGGTGTGCCTCTTCCGGCTGTCGGGGGAGCTCCTCGCCCTGGACGTGCGGTGGGCGAGGGAGGTGGTCGTTCTCGAGGATCTGACCGCCGTGCCCCGGACCCCCGTTCACTTGGTGGGAGTCGCCAACCTCCGGGGTCACATCCTCCCCATCCTGGACATCCGGCCGCTTCTCGGGCTGGCGCCCGGACGAACCGGTCGCGGGAGCAGGGCGCTGGTGATCGAGGCCGCCTCCTTTCAGGTGGCCGTCGCCATCGACGAGATCCTGGGCCTCACCTCCATCGCGGAGCTCATCCCGCTGGGAGAGGCGGCGCGGCGGGAGTTCGGCGAATTCGGCCTGGGCCTCCTCGAGCGAGAGGACGGCCTCGCCACGCTGCTCGACGCCCCGAAGATCCTGGAAGCCCTCCGTGTCGGCGCAAGCGGAAAGGGAGACTGA
- a CDS encoding ABC transporter substrate-binding protein, with amino-acid sequence MKRRAFLGVLTRGIAGGLLVGDRAAAWAQTAMTPGATAPKGPPEAATASAPGVTPKELKIGMSAAFKGTAAGLGTEFYRGAQAYYQEVNAKGGVHGRSITVVALDDGYEPIPCIKNTIQLVEKEGAFFLSNYVGTPTLTRALPVIKRYGDVILVGNFTGAQPQREAPYVEHVFNIRASYRQEMMALVERFWQQGARRFGVYYQIDAYGRSGTDGVARGLALKGAKIAAEATYQRGAKFEDDMTPAAKALREAGVDVVLCTGAYQGCGAFVKSARDLGWNVPISNVSFVGSDAMLSLLVKHGQTTGRDYTRALVNSQVVPSYDDLSLPGVAEYRALMDKYSPGVPEALRDPKYPPQRLSFISLEGFVNAKVIVEGLRRAGVNPTRAGLRQAFESIRNFDLGVGAPLAFGPERHQGLDNVYFTRVDNGRWAPIADWGAAVRA; translated from the coding sequence ATGAAACGGCGAGCGTTTCTCGGTGTTCTCACCCGAGGTATCGCGGGCGGCCTTCTCGTCGGCGACCGGGCGGCCGCCTGGGCCCAGACGGCCATGACTCCGGGCGCGACGGCCCCCAAGGGTCCCCCGGAGGCTGCGACCGCCAGTGCTCCCGGCGTGACGCCGAAGGAGCTCAAGATCGGGATGAGCGCGGCGTTCAAGGGGACCGCGGCCGGGCTGGGGACCGAGTTCTACCGTGGCGCTCAGGCGTACTACCAGGAGGTCAACGCCAAGGGCGGGGTCCATGGCCGCTCCATCACCGTGGTGGCCCTCGACGACGGCTACGAGCCCATCCCGTGCATCAAGAACACGATCCAGCTCGTGGAGAAGGAGGGCGCGTTCTTCCTCTCCAACTATGTGGGGACGCCGACCCTGACCCGCGCGCTGCCGGTGATCAAGCGCTACGGCGACGTCATCCTGGTCGGGAACTTCACCGGGGCCCAGCCCCAGCGCGAGGCCCCCTATGTCGAGCACGTGTTCAACATCCGCGCCTCGTATCGGCAGGAGATGATGGCGCTGGTCGAGCGCTTCTGGCAGCAGGGCGCTCGGCGGTTCGGCGTGTACTACCAGATCGACGCCTACGGGCGGAGCGGCACGGATGGCGTGGCCCGTGGGCTCGCCCTCAAGGGCGCCAAGATCGCGGCCGAGGCCACCTATCAGCGGGGCGCGAAGTTCGAAGACGACATGACTCCGGCGGCCAAGGCGCTCCGCGAGGCGGGCGTCGACGTGGTCCTCTGTACCGGCGCCTACCAGGGCTGCGGCGCCTTCGTCAAGTCCGCCCGCGACCTGGGCTGGAACGTCCCCATCTCCAACGTGTCGTTCGTCGGCTCGGACGCCATGCTGAGCCTGCTGGTGAAGCACGGACAGACGACGGGTCGCGATTACACGCGGGCCCTCGTCAACTCGCAGGTGGTGCCGAGCTACGACGACCTGAGCCTGCCCGGTGTCGCCGAGTACCGCGCCCTCATGGACAAGTACTCGCCCGGGGTACCGGAGGCTCTCCGCGACCCCAAGTATCCGCCCCAGCGCCTGAGCTTCATCAGTCTCGAGGGGTTCGTGAACGCCAAGGTGATCGTCGAGGGACTGCGCCGGGCGGGGGTGAACCCGACGCGGGCGGGGCTTCGCCAGGCCTTCGAGTCGATCCGGAACTTCGACCTCGGAGTCGGTGCGCCGCTCGCATTCGGCCCCGAGCGCCATCAGGGGCTCGACAACGTCTATTTCACGCGCGTCGACAACGGCCGCTGGGCCCCCATCGCCGACTGGGGGGCCGCGGTCAGGGCTTGA